Within the Leisingera thetidis genome, the region GTCTTGGCCTGCCGCTGTCGGCCGAAGGCGTGGTGGTGACCGATCCGGGGCCCTATGCGCTCCGCGGCGGGGTGCAGCCGGGCGATCTGCTGCTGGCGGTGAACGGCGAGGCGGTGGCCGGCACCGAGGATGTCTATGCGATCCTCGCTGGCAGCGGCCGCTGGATCCAGCTGGACCTGCAGCGCCGCGGCCGCCATGTTTCCTTGCGGTTCCGGCTCTGATGGCGGATCTGTTCGGCAGCCCCGCCACGCCCGCGGGCAGCGATGCGCAGCCGTCCGGTGTCAACCGGCCGCTGGCCGACCGGCTGCGGCCGCAGTCGCTGGCCGAGGTGATCGGCCAGGCGCAGGTGCTGGGGCCGGAGGCGCCGCTGGGGGTGATGCTGGCCTCGGGGTCGCTGTCGTCGCTGATCTTCTGGGGGCCGCCGGGGGTGGGCAAGACCACCATCGCGCGGCTCTTGGCGCAGGAGACCGACCTGCATTTCGTGCAGATCTCGGCAATCTTCACCGGCGTGCCGGAGCTGCGCAAAGTGTTCGAGGCCGCGAAGATCCGCCGCCAGAACGGCCAGGGAACGCTGCTGTTCGTGGATGAGATCCACCGTTTCAACAAGGCCCAGCAGGACGGCTTCCTGCCGCATATGGAGGATGGCACCATCCTTCTGGTGGGGGCAACGACCGAGAACCCCTCGTTCGAGCTCAATGCCGCTGTGCTGTCCCGCAGCCAGGTGCTGGTGCTGGAGCGGCTGTCGCTGGCGGATCTGGAGCGCCTCACCCAGCGCGCCGAGAAGGAGCTGGGCCGCGCCCTGCCGCTCTCGGGCGATGCCCGCGACGCGCTGCATGAGATGGCCGACGGCGACGGCCGGGCGCTTTTGAACCTGATCGAGCAGGTTGCCGCCTGGAAGGTGGCAGCGCCCTTGGGGCGCGAGGCGCTGTCGGCGCGGCTGATGCGCCGGGCCGCCAAGTTCGACAAGTCCGGCGACGAGCATTACAACCTGATCTCCGCCCTGCACAAATCGATCCGCGGCTCCGACCCCGATGCAGCCCTTTACTGGCTGGCGCGGATGCTGGAGGGCGGCGAGGATCCCCGCTTCCTGGCCCGGCGGCTGACGATGATGTCGACCGAGGACATCGGCATGGCGGATCCGCAGGCCAATACCGTCTGCCTCAATGCCTGGCAGACCTATGAGCGGCTTGGCAGCCCGGAGGGCGAGCTGGCGCTGGCCAATGCCGCCGTCTACCTGGCGCTGGCGCCGAAATCCAACGCGGTCTATGTCGGCATCAAGGCGGCGCGCCGCCTGGCCAAGCAGACCGGCAGCGCGCCGCCGCCCAAGCATATCCTCAATGCGCCGACCAAGCTGATGTCGGAGCAGGGATACGGCGACGGCTATGCCTATGACCACGACGCCGAAGACGGGTTCTCCGGCCAGAACTACTTCCCGGACGGGGTGAAGCGCCCGGTGCTGTACCAGCCGGTGGAGCGCGGGTTCGAGCGCGAACTGAAGCGGCGCACGGACTACTTCGCCAATCTGCGGCTGAAGCGGAACAAGTAAAGCGGCTTTGCGGGGCAAAGCCGCGGCCTCCGGCGGGAGTATTTTCGGGCAAAGAAGAAGGGGCGGGCCCCTTACTTCCGCGGCAGGTTCGGCAGGATGTGTTTGGTGAGAACCGCAACCGGCATCTGCCAGGCGTCCGGCTGGTTGTAGTTGCCGGCCTGGATCACCACAACCGTGCCGGTCATCTGGCTGATGGTCAGCCGCTGGCCTCCATTGCCAAAGCCCGCGGCCCAAACCGGCGGATTTCCCTCCGGTGCCAGCCACCACTGGTAGCCGTAGCGCAGATCCCCGGTATCGGCGTGCGGGGTCAAGCTCTGCTCCAGCCATCCGGCCGGGACGATCTGTTTGCCGCCGGACCTGCCGCCATTGGCAATCATTTCTCCGATCCGGGCCAGGCCCCGGGCCGTCAGCCGCAGGCCGGAGGCGGCGGCCGGCCTGCCGTCCAGCCCGTTTGCCCAATCCATCCGTTCGATACCCAGAGGGGCGAACAGGTTTTCCCTTGCAAAATCATCCAGCGCCATGCCGCTGCCGCGGGTGATCAGCTCCGCCAGCAGCGTGGTGGCGCCGCCGGAATAGACCCAATGCTCCCCCGGGGCCGTGACGAGCGGGCGCGACAGCACGTAGCGGATCCGGTCGCCGGAGCGTTCCATCGCGATCTCGGAATTGCGGGGGTCGCTGTAGGGCAGGCTCTCGTCCCATTGCAGGCCCAGCTGCATG harbors:
- a CDS encoding replication-associated recombination protein A; amino-acid sequence: MADLFGSPATPAGSDAQPSGVNRPLADRLRPQSLAEVIGQAQVLGPEAPLGVMLASGSLSSLIFWGPPGVGKTTIARLLAQETDLHFVQISAIFTGVPELRKVFEAAKIRRQNGQGTLLFVDEIHRFNKAQQDGFLPHMEDGTILLVGATTENPSFELNAAVLSRSQVLVLERLSLADLERLTQRAEKELGRALPLSGDARDALHEMADGDGRALLNLIEQVAAWKVAAPLGREALSARLMRRAAKFDKSGDEHYNLISALHKSIRGSDPDAALYWLARMLEGGEDPRFLARRLTMMSTEDIGMADPQANTVCLNAWQTYERLGSPEGELALANAAVYLALAPKSNAVYVGIKAARRLAKQTGSAPPPKHILNAPTKLMSEQGYGDGYAYDHDAEDGFSGQNYFPDGVKRPVLYQPVERGFERELKRRTDYFANLRLKRNK
- a CDS encoding serine hydrolase domain-containing protein gives rise to the protein MTLLRPLALTAAMTATAAAGGEIEDSLQTSVDAGDLPGLHGVLVQRQNEILAEIYFAGEDERWGSPLGSRRFGPGELHDLRSVSKSIVSLLYGIALAQGLVPPPSAPLLAQFPEHADLATPEREAITVEDALTMQLGLQWDESLPYSDPRNSEIAMERSGDRIRYVLSRPLVTAPGEHWVYSGGATTLLAELITRGSGMALDDFARENLFAPLGIERMDWANGLDGRPAAASGLRLTARGLARIGEMIANGGRSGGKQIVPAGWLEQSLTPHADTGDLRYGYQWWLAPEGNPPVWAAGFGNGGQRLTISQMTGTVVVIQAGNYNQPDAWQMPVAVLTKHILPNLPRK